The genomic stretch TTATTGCTGGGTACAGCTTTTACTTAAAATGAAGCAAACAGGGATGACAATAACAAACATTAAAAATTTTGCTGCATTACAAAAGCAAGGAGACATGACACTTCCAAATCGGATAGAAATTTTAAATAATCATATGAAAAACTTGTACGAGCAACAGAAAGATTTGGCAGAAACAATTTCCTTTGTGGCTAAAAAAGTGGATGGATATCGAGAGAAGTTATAAATACAACAGGAAAGGCGAGTAGAGATGATTAATAATGAGATACGAGAAGTGATCGGATTACATCAAATTAATGAAAATGATCAGAAATTGACTGTGGAAAATGCAGAAGTAATCATCAGAAATCATGTGCTGATAAAATTGATTCTTAATCAAGCTGATTGCTACAAAGAAATCGATTATAATCTAGAGCTTACAGATACAAATGAATTAGTTGGCCGAAAAAATGCAAAACCAAAAGCATTGACGACAAAAACAATTTTAAAAGCTAAAACCAAAGAATTAAGGTTGAAAATAAATAAAATCAGTCATCGAATAGAGTTAAAACTAGGTGTTCAGCATTTTGAAAATATCTATTTTGAGAAAAGGATGCTTTTAACGAAAGAAAATGTACAAGAAAAAATTGCTGCAAATTATGGAAGTGATTGGTTGAGCATATTAGATAAAGCAAAGCTCAAAGTGAAAACGAGACAAACCATTCAGCAAGGTTCCATTTTTTCTTATCCAATTGGAAATGAATATGGTTTCGGGCTTGTGATTGGTTGTTTTCAGGCGTTTCGGAAACAAAAAATAATGCCTCAAGATAGCTCGCATTACCTCCGATTGATGATGGGAGTTCCGCTTGTTATTCGTAGCTTTAACTATACAAGTAAACAAAATACAGTTGATTTATTACTTTTGAAAAAACAGGAGCTCTTAAATCCGGAATTTATTATGGATGATTTAGTGTTGCGTGGGGATTTTCCGATTATTGGTAGGGTAGATTTGGAAGAAGCGGATATTTCCTTTCCAATGAATTTTTCTTTTAATGGAGTGTCTACAACGTATGCCGGTTATCAAGCAATAGGTGAACCAGATAGGGATATTATTAAAAAGTACGAGGAGGAAATTACCGTTAGATTTGATTGGGGATTTGGAAGCAAAACGATGCCTGCGAAAGAATTTTTGAAGAGAAGTAGTGGGAAAGAGTCATTTCTACCTTATTCTGGATTAGGAATGACCCCAATTGCTGGATATTCGAAAAAGTTAGTTTCTCCTAAATCCATCTTTTCAGAAGAGGAACTAAAGCAAATTTATGCGGTTTTAGATATAAACGGGGAAATGTCGTTTGATGATTTTAATGAAAATTATAACGGCCTTACCGCTCAAAATATTTTATCGATTTGATGGCTTTAGTGGTACTAATTAAAAACTTTCCCAATTTGCACCAAATGATAACATTGTAAAATGCAATCATCAAGTTCATTAGTGAACTTTTAACTACCAAGTAAACAAGGAGGAATTTCATGGAAATCACTTTACAACAACCTACCTCAGCTGACTTTTCCTTCATTGAATGGTTATGGGGAGATTTGGCAACGACAGAAGTACTCGGTGGGCCATTTTCTTTTCCTGAAGAAATGCGAATGGACTGGCTCAAGTCAAAATCTCAAGCGAGCAATGCTTATTTTATTATAAAAAAAGGTATAGAATCTGTTGGTGAAGTTAGCTTTCGTGATTTTGAAAAAGGGACAGCTCATTTAAATATTAAAGTGGCTGCATGTTACCGGGGCCAGCGAATCGCTCAAAAAGCTTTGCAATTATTCTTGGATTTTTTTCAAACTGATTGCGGTGGAATAGTTATGTTGGATGAAGTTAGACGGAAAAATGAAGCAGGCATTGGGTTTCTCGTGAAAGCTGGTTTCGAAGTTATAGAAGAAAAAGAATGGACGATGGTGCTCAAATGGAGTGCTCAAGCAGAAGGAGGTTTTGAATGAGTAAAGAAAGATGTGCATGTTGTAACTGTTTAACAATTGATGTTAGAGGCGAGTTTGAGATTTGTCCGATATGTTTCTGGGAAGATGAAGGTTATTTTGTCTTTGATAAGGAAGAGATTTATTCTCGCTATCAAGATATTTTCTCGATAGAAGATTTGTTAAATATTCGCTCTAGTGCTAACAATGGTTTAACGTTATTAGACGCACGACAAAATTTCAAACTGTTTGGTGCTTGTGAGGTGGCAATGAAAAAATATGTAAGAGAGCCAAATGCAGAGGAATTATAAAAAATGAGCAAGTAAGTTAGATTTAAAAGCCTAACTTACTTTTTTAGTAGTTAAAAAAGCTGATTTCTTATATTGGTTCATTTTTTAGACATATTTTAATGAAAAATAAATGGGTATGATAAGTACGGTGAAAGCAATGTTACCAAGGGTGAATGGGAATTAGCTTCCGAATAAAAGGAGGGAAAATAATTTCCTGAAACAAGAAAAATTGCCTCCTTATTCTGTTGATTTGATTATATAAACAGAGTATTATGTTGGTTGACAATCAAGGAGGATACTATGAAAAAAACTATCAAGATTACAACCAGTTTACTTTTGAGCTTTGCTTGTGTATTTAGTATTGGGGATTTTACTAAGCCACATACAGTCGAAGCAGAAACAGTCTATTCGCTTACAGATTCAAAGCCGATTAATGAAATTTTTCCTGATCCAAAGCTCGCGCAAGTTGTAGCAAATTGGTTAAAGCTTCCCTCTGCAACTAGCCCAGTTACGCAAAACCAATTGAATACAGTTAAATCTTTGCACTTTGATTCAAAAGGTGTTCAAAGTCTTGAAGGAGTAGAATATTTAAAAAATCTCACACAAGTATTTGGCTATGGTAACCAAGTGAGTGATCTAGGGCCATTAAGTAATTTAACGCAACTAGAAATCATTCAGATGCCAAGAAATCAAATAAGTGATTTAACCCCAATTGCGAATTTGACAGCATTAATGTCACTTGATTTTGAGTTTAATAACTTACAAACGATTGAACCGATAAAAAATTTAACGAACATGTTAGAACTGAATGTTAGCGCCAATCCTATTTCGGATATTAGTGCCGTTAAAAACATGACACAACTGGAATTTTTGACTATAAGAGACTGTGAGGTAAGTGATTTATCGCCAGTCGAAAATCTGTCTAATATGCTGATGTTTTGGGCGGGGAGAAATAATATTAGTGATATTACCCCACTCAAAAATATGTCCAAACTGCTTGGTTTAAGTTTATTTGGGAATCAAATCAAGGATGTGAGTGTAATTAAAAATCTTACTAGCCTTGAAGACTTCGATATAAAAGCGAATCAGGTGAGCGATATTAGTAGTTTAGCAACATCAACTACACTCGAGACATTAACTCTTAGTTTCAACCAAATAATTGATATTTCGTCCCTGAAAAATTTGACCAATTTAACTAGGTTAGAACTAGAGAATCAAACGCGTGTATTAGATGCGGTTGAGGTAGATGATCCATTGATTTTACCCGCTCCAGTAATTGATGAAAATGGCAGCAGAGTACAACCGACAAAAGTAAGTCATGCGGGTATTTATGCAAATGGCGAGATTACATGGGAAGGGTTGCAAAGTAATTATATTCTAAATTACGAGTATAATTTACCCGTAGCAATTGGTTCGTTAACAACAACGTATTCTGGTAAAATTACGCAGCCACTGTTGGAGAAGCCTGTTAATCCGATTACCCCGGTAGATCCGGTAGATCCGGTAGATCCGGTAGATCCGGTAGATCCGGTAGATCCGGTAGATCCGGTAGATCCGGTAGATCCGGTAGATCCGGTAGATCCGGTAGATCCGGTAGATCCGGTAGACCCAGTAGACCCAGTAGACCCGGTAGACCCAGTCACTCCAGTAAACCCGTCAAATCAAGTAAATCCAATTGATCCAGTGAAATCAGTTCTTCAAGTTACTGAAACTTTAATGAAACAGACTACTTCTGTTAATACGATAGTAGCTAAAGATAATAGAAATTTACCGAAAACAGGGGATAGTGGAATGCATTCTAGTTTAGTTAGTGGTTTAATGCTAGCTGTTTCTAGCGTGATTTTATTACGAAAACGAAAATAAAAAAAGGAATTTGGCTTTTAGTCAAATTCCTTTTCTATACGATTTTTGTACCTTGGTGAAAGGTGAGTTTCCACGAGCCATTTTCGATAATCCAGACGTTGCTTCGCATTGTATAGCTATTTTCACTTGTGTTTTTCAATTTATAATAGGATAAGACCTTCGTTTCGTCTAAAATTTTTATGTCATAATCCATGATTTCTAAACTGCTATTGCCAAGTGTTGTTAGCGATTTGTAATAGGAAAAGTCTTTAACAACACCGTTTTGTGTGATTTCAATATAAGATTCGCTTAAAATAGCGATAATTTCGGACATGGAGTGACGGTTTTCGAGTGATAAATGAATTTGATCAAGTTTTTGAAAATTTTCTTTCGTTAATTTCATTTTAAGTCCTCCATAAAGGGAATAAAAAAGGTTCACTTCATTTTGTAAGTGAACCTTTTGGTTTTTATTTTAAGCCATCGCGATTTTCGATGATTTCATTTACGATGCCGTAATCTTTTGCTTCATTTACAGAAAGCCAGAAGTTGCGGTCTGTATCTTTGGAGATTTTTTCGTATGATTGACCGGTTGCTTCAGCGATTAGGCGATTAATTCTTTCGCGCATCCGGATAATTTCTTTTGCTTCGATTTCGATTTCTGTGCTTTGACCTTGGACACCGCCAGCAGGTTGGTGAATCATATAGCGCGTATTTGGAAGGCTAAAGCGATTTTCTTTTTCGGCAGCTAAGTAAATGGTAATGCCGGCACTTGCAACCCAACCAGTTCCAACGACTTTTACTGTCGGTTTAATAAATTTAATCATATCATGAATCGTGTCACCAGCTTCGACGTGTCCGCCTTGGCTATTAATAAAAATCGTAATTGGATCATTGCTAATAGATTCAAGTAGTAAAAGTTGCTTAGAAACGTCCTCGGCTAACTCCTGATTGATTTCCCCGTAAATTAACACTGTGCGTGTATCAATCAATTTTTGGGTAAGGATGTTTGTGATGTTTTCATTCTTTGTATTCTCTGCCATGAAAAAATTCCTCCTTAAAAAGCCTTAGTTTATTTGTAATACAGGTATCTTATCATAATGGTCGAAAATGGTCAAACATTTTGAATATAAAAAAGAAAACGCTTTAGGACGGCGTTTTCTCTTCTTAATTTTATACGAATGCGAGTTGCCAAGTAATGCCATATTTATCCGTAACCCATGCCACTTTTCGAAGCGCTTCTACTGCTTCTGGCCCCATCATAACTGTACCTTCTTTAGCCAGTTTTTCAAAAAGAGTGTCAAATTCATCTTCCGTATCTGCAAAATAAAGGGTTGTAGTGGCCCAGCTAAAGTCAGGGGAGGCGTTGTTAGTCATGTCCATAATCATGAATGATGCACCTTTTATTTCAAAAGTAGCATTGAGAACCTTGCCAATATCGCCGCCTTGCTCTGGTTTTGTAAAGTAAGTTAGTCCGATTTTTTTCGCATCGGGGAAAGTGTCTAAATAAAAATTAAATGCTTCCTCGCCATTGCCGTTAAACGTGAAAAATGTGGAGATTCGTTTTGCTTGATTAAACATTTATTTTACCTCCTTTTGAATTATTTTAACTATACCCGAAAAATGTTTCAATTATGTGTTAAAATGAAGAAAAATGTGCGGGGGCTTGATGATGAAATATCCGATAATGCTTGATATTACAGGGAAACGGGTTGTCATAATTGGCGGTGGGAAGGTGGCGCTTCGTAAAGTAAAGGGGCTGCTTCACACCAGAGCTGATATTTTAATTGTCGGGTTAGACGTTTTGCCAGAGATTAAAGAGCTTCAAGTGCAGGTGAAAGAAGAAGCATACCGGGCAGAACATCTAATTGGTGCTTTTCTGATATTTATTTGTACGAATAACCCAGAAGTAAATCAAATGGTACTGAAAGATCGCTTGCCAGAACAACTAGTGAATGATACGACTGAACAAAAGAATTCCGATTTTTTCAATATGGCAACTGTATCAAAAAATGAGTTGCTAGTCGGTATTTCAACAGGAGGCGGGAATCCTGGATACGCCAAGAAAGTAAAACGGGAAGTACGCCAGTTAGTAGAAAATTTAGAAACAGAAGAAATCGGAAAGCGTAATAAAAATGATAAAACCTGCTAATTTTAGTAGGTTTTTTATTCTATTATATTGCTCTCTTTTAGGTTGCAAAATTTTACTATAGATTTTGGAATGTAAACGCTCTATCATTGAAGTATACTGAAAAACTATTAAGAGGGTGTTGAGCCAAATGTCCATTTTAGAAAAGATTAAAGATGCCGGAGTTGTTGGTTGTGGTGGAGCGGGCTTTCCGACCCATGCCAAATTTAGCGGTGAAGTGGAATACTTAATTATTAACGCAGCGGAATGTGAACCGCTCCTAAAAACAGATCATTTTGTCATGAGAAACCATGCAGTAGAAACGATTAAAGCAATTGAAATGGTTAAAAGCCAAGTAGGTGCAGAATTTGCCGTTATTGCAACAAAACGGTATTACACAGAGGAAATTGCGGCTTTACGGTCAGCAATTACAGAACTAGATGCAAGTGTGACAATACATGAGATGGATAATGTCTATCCAACTGGTGACGAGCAAGTCATGGTCTTTGAAGTGACTGGACGCGTTGTGCCACCAAGCGGTATTCCACTAATGGTTGGCTGTATTGTATCGAATGTCTCGACAATGTGGAACGTCTTTCATGCAATTCAAGATGACGCACCAGTTGTTCGTAAACAGCTGACAGTAACTGGAGCAGTTGGAGAGCCGAAACTTTTAGATGTCCCAGTTGGAACGCCATTTGAAGTCTGTTTAGCAGCAGCTGGTGGAACTAATTTAGACGAGTATTTATTTTTAGATGGTGGACCAATGATGGGGAAATTAAATGACAAGTCTACCATTGCTGAAAAAGTAGTAACGAAAACAACTTCGGGTTTGATTGTGGCAGAGGATACTGGTTATCTGCACAAGCTACATTACCAAACAGTGGAACAAATTTTTAATGAAACAAAATCGGCTTGTATTCAGTGTTCACTTTGTTCGGATTTATGTCCAAGAAAACAATTAGGTCACGATATTCATCCGCATAAAGTTATGCGCCATTTCGCGGTTGCAGAAGATATAACGGATATTAAACCAGATCCGATTTGGGAAGAAGCGATGATTTGCTGTGAATGTGGCATTTGTGAGGTAATTGCTTGTCCGATGGGGCTCTCACCGCGCCAAGTAAATATTCATGTGAAAAAAGAACTTTTAAAACAAGGCGTTCGTTATCAAACTGATAAAAAAGAATTTACGCCTGATCCGATGCGTGAATATAAATCAATTGCTCCCAAAAATATTCTAATCAAAATGGGCTTACAACAATATGCAGACGTTCATTTAGAAACAATGCATTATCTAGATGTAGATGAAGTATTTATCCCAACGAAAATGCATATTGGCGCGCCGTCTATTCCAGTAGTAAGTGAAGGGGACATCGTGAAAAAAGGTGATTTAATTGCGAAAATTCCTGATGCGTCTCTTGGGGCAAATATCCATGCAAGTATTGACGGTCAAATTATTCGTATAACCGAAGAACAAGTTCATATTAAGAAGGTGATGTCATGAAAATGGATACATTAGGATTTCTCGAATTAAATAGTATTTCGAAAGGCATCGAGGCGGTTGACACAATGCTAAAAGCGGCCAACTCCGAATTGATTTATGCTAAAGCAAGCTGCCCTGGGAAGTATTATATATTAATTGCAGGGACAGTAGATTCTGTAGCTCAATCAATTGAAGCTGGAACGAAGATTGGTGCGGCAAATATCGTCGGGAATTTAGTCATTCCTCGCGTGTCCGACCAAGTAATTAAAGCAATTAACAAAACGGAAGTGCCAGATGAGATGAATGCAGTTGGTGTTATGGAGTATTATTCCTGTTCAGGATCAATTATTGCTGCAGATGCCGCAGTAAAAGCTGCAGATGTTCAGTTAATGGATATTCGGTTGGCAACGGGGATTGCTGGTAAATCTTTCGTTGTTCTAACTGGTGATACAGCAGCATGTGAAGCGGCTGTGGAAGCTGGACTTGCGGCAGCCAAAGAAGAAGCACTTTTAATTAATAAAGTAGTTATACCAAGACCTCGTAAAGAAGTTTTTGAGAGTTTAATCTATTAAAAAGATAACAATATATTGTCATAGAGTTTTTGAGAAAGGTACGCACTGACTGTGGTTGCGTGCCTTTTGAACAATCTGACAAAATAGTGGCGCTTAAATATGATAGGATTATTTTGAGATAGTTTGTCTAGATGAGGAGTGAAGAAAATGAGTTTTGATGATAATAAAGAGCGTGTAATACAAGAATATGTACCGGGAAAACAGGTGACGCTGGCGCATTTAATCGCCAACCCAAACCGTGATATTTATACAAAATTAGGATTAGAAGAAGGCGCAAGTGCGATTGGAATTTTAACGATTACGCCAAGTGAGGCTTCCATTATTGCGAGTGACATTGCAACTAAATCAGGTGACGTACGAATTGGCTTTATTGATCGTTTTAGTGGGTCCGTTGTACTTACAGGTGATGTTTCTTCTGTTGAATCAGCTTTACAACAAGTCGTTTATTCATTACATGAGATTTTGGACTTTTCTATTCCAAAAATCACTAGGAGCTGAGTCACTTGAAGAAAATGATGGTAATGGGTTCAGTTGGTTGTGGTAAAACAACGCTGTGCCAGAAATTACATGGATATGATATTTTATATAAAAAAACACAAGCTGTGGAGTATTTTCAAGAAATGATTGATACGCCAGGTGAATTTGTACAGCATAGACAACTCTACAGCGCGCTCACTGTGACTGCGGCTGATGCATCTGTAATCGCAATTTTACAGAGTGTAACGGAGAAGAAGCAGACGTTTTCACCGATGTTTGCCAGTATTTTTGCTAAACCGGTTATTGGGATTGTTACAAAAGTGGATTTAGCGGAATCAGAAAAAGACATCGAGCGAGCAGAGCGGGAATTACGCATGGCTGGCGCGAAGCATATTTTTTATATTTCTTCGTTAGAGGAAACTGGAATAGAAGAGCTTCGGGCATATTTGGAAGATTAATTTTAACTAAGTGGGGGTTATTTTATGCCTCAAGTGAGGGATTTATCTGTAATTGATGTGCCTGGTGGCTGTGTTTTGACGAGCTGTGATATTAGCGCTGGGTTTGGTGAGAAAGTGCATGATGGTTTAAGAGTCGCGCCGGAAGTCACAGCTCGTTTGACCTTGAGAGTCGCTCTACTAGAAATGCTTGCTTCAGGTGCTGTAGTAGTGGCTGTGAGTGATGTTATCGGAGCGGAAATGGAGCCGACCGGTAAACGTGTTATCGCAGGGCTAAAAGACGAACTTATTAAGGCTGATTTAGGTCATATTGAATTAAATGGAAGTACTGAAGAAAATATGAACGTAACACAAACTAGTGTAGGCGTTCTTGTAACTGGTTTTGCGACTAAAGCTGCACTTAAGCTTATAAATGTGCACGAAGCTGCGGTCTTATTTGCATTTGGCGAACCGATTGTTGGAGCAGAAGTTTTGCAGAGGATGGCGGAGATGCCAGATTATCATTTAGTGAAAAAATTGGTGGAGCATAGCGATGTGCTTGAAGTTGTGCCGGTTGGGTCGAAAGGAATGGCTTATGAGGCAAATACTTTAGCACGGCTTAATGATTGTACTTTCAAAGCCAGTGACGTTTTTAATGAAGCGACCATGAATAAAACTGCGGGGCCTGCTTCTGTTATTTTAGTAGCAGTTAAAGCAAGTGAAGTAAAAGCATTTGAGCAGAACTTTCCAGCGGCTAAATGTTTAGGAGAGTTGAGGAATTACCATGAGTGAGATGATGCTTGTAACTGGTGGCGCTAGAAGTGGTAAAAGTAGTTTTGCTGAAAAAGAAGCTACCAAATATAATCGTGTTTTATATGTGGCGACCGGAATTGCATTTCAAAATGATACAGAGTTTCAAGCTAGGATAAAAAAACATCAAGCAACGCGTCCAGAACACTGGGATACTTTTGAAGCATTTAAAGGGATTGCTGCTTATTTGGAGCGAAATGGAAATAAATATGATGTAATAATGCTTGATTGCGTAACGATGTTAGTAACTAATTTGTTTTTTTCGTTGCTTGGTGAGCGCGAGTTGACAAATGAGATTGCTGATGAAGTAGAAGCGGGAATTCAATCGGAAGTTCGCGCAATTTTAAAAGCAGGAGAGCAATCCTCAGCCAAATTTATTTTTGTTACGAACGAAATCGGATTAGGGGTTGTACCTGAAAACAAGTTAACACGCGTCTTTCGAGACATTATTGGTCGTATTAATCAGCAAATTGCAACGGAAGTAGAAGAAGTCTATTTTGTCGTGAGTGGCATTCCGAAAAGGTGGAAGTAATATGAAAACATTGATTTTATTAATTCAATTCTTTACGCGAATTCCGTTACCTGTCCAAATAAATATGGATGAAATCAACTTGAAAA from Listeria monocytogenes ATCC 19117 encodes the following:
- a CDS encoding leucine-rich repeat domain-containing protein; this translates as MKKTIKITTSLLLSFACVFSIGDFTKPHTVEAETVYSLTDSKPINEIFPDPKLAQVVANWLKLPSATSPVTQNQLNTVKSLHFDSKGVQSLEGVEYLKNLTQVFGYGNQVSDLGPLSNLTQLEIIQMPRNQISDLTPIANLTALMSLDFEFNNLQTIEPIKNLTNMLELNVSANPISDISAVKNMTQLEFLTIRDCEVSDLSPVENLSNMLMFWAGRNNISDITPLKNMSKLLGLSLFGNQIKDVSVIKNLTSLEDFDIKANQVSDISSLATSTTLETLTLSFNQIIDISSLKNLTNLTRLELENQTRVLDAVEVDDPLILPAPVIDENGSRVQPTKVSHAGIYANGEITWEGLQSNYILNYEYNLPVAIGSLTTTYSGKITQPLLEKPVNPITPVDPVDPVDPVDPVDPVDPVDPVDPVDPVDPVDPVDPVDPVDPVDPVDPVDPVTPVNPSNQVNPIDPVKSVLQVTETLMKQTTSVNTIVAKDNRNLPKTGDSGMHSSLVSGLMLAVSSVILLRKRK
- a CDS encoding CPCC family cysteine-rich protein, whose product is MSKERCACCNCLTIDVRGEFEICPICFWEDEGYFVFDKEEIYSRYQDIFSIEDLLNIRSSANNGLTLLDARQNFKLFGACEVAMKKYVREPNAEEL
- a CDS encoding GNAT family N-acetyltransferase, coding for MEITLQQPTSADFSFIEWLWGDLATTEVLGGPFSFPEEMRMDWLKSKSQASNAYFIIKKGIESVGEVSFRDFEKGTAHLNIKVAACYRGQRIAQKALQLFLDFFQTDCGGIVMLDEVRRKNEAGIGFLVKAGFEVIEEKEWTMVLKWSAQAEGGFE
- a CDS encoding EutP/PduV family microcompartment system protein; amino-acid sequence: MKKMMVMGSVGCGKTTLCQKLHGYDILYKKTQAVEYFQEMIDTPGEFVQHRQLYSALTVTAADASVIAILQSVTEKKQTFSPMFASIFAKPVIGIVTKVDLAESEKDIERAERELRMAGAKHIFYISSLEETGIEELRAYLED
- the eutS gene encoding ethanolamine utilization microcompartment protein EutS; this translates as MSFDDNKERVIQEYVPGKQVTLAHLIANPNRDIYTKLGLEEGASAIGILTITPSEASIIASDIATKSGDVRIGFIDRFSGSVVLTGDVSSVESALQQVVYSLHEILDFSIPKITRS
- a CDS encoding 4Fe-4S dicluster domain-containing protein, whose amino-acid sequence is MSQMSILEKIKDAGVVGCGGAGFPTHAKFSGEVEYLIINAAECEPLLKTDHFVMRNHAVETIKAIEMVKSQVGAEFAVIATKRYYTEEIAALRSAITELDASVTIHEMDNVYPTGDEQVMVFEVTGRVVPPSGIPLMVGCIVSNVSTMWNVFHAIQDDAPVVRKQLTVTGAVGEPKLLDVPVGTPFEVCLAAAGGTNLDEYLFLDGGPMMGKLNDKSTIAEKVVTKTTSGLIVAEDTGYLHKLHYQTVEQIFNETKSACIQCSLCSDLCPRKQLGHDIHPHKVMRHFAVAEDITDIKPDPIWEEAMICCECGICEVIACPMGLSPRQVNIHVKKELLKQGVRYQTDKKEFTPDPMREYKSIAPKNILIKMGLQQYADVHLETMHYLDVDEVFIPTKMHIGAPSIPVVSEGDIVKKGDLIAKIPDASLGANIHASIDGQIIRITEEQVHIKKVMS
- the cobU gene encoding bifunctional adenosylcobinamide kinase/adenosylcobinamide-phosphate guanylyltransferase, with amino-acid sequence MSEMMLVTGGARSGKSSFAEKEATKYNRVLYVATGIAFQNDTEFQARIKKHQATRPEHWDTFEAFKGIAAYLERNGNKYDVIMLDCVTMLVTNLFFSLLGERELTNEIADEVEAGIQSEVRAILKAGEQSSAKFIFVTNEIGLGVVPENKLTRVFRDIIGRINQQIATEVEEVYFVVSGIPKRWK
- a CDS encoding BMC domain-containing protein, whose amino-acid sequence is MKMDTLGFLELNSISKGIEAVDTMLKAANSELIYAKASCPGKYYILIAGTVDSVAQSIEAGTKIGAANIVGNLVIPRVSDQVIKAINKTEVPDEMNAVGVMEYYSCSGSIIAADAAVKAADVQLMDIRLATGIAGKSFVVLTGDTAACEAAVEAGLAAAKEEALLINKVVIPRPRKEVFESLIY
- a CDS encoding VOC family protein; its protein translation is MFNQAKRISTFFTFNGNGEEAFNFYLDTFPDAKKIGLTYFTKPEQGGDIGKVLNATFEIKGASFMIMDMTNNASPDFSWATTTLYFADTEDEFDTLFEKLAKEGTVMMGPEAVEALRKVAWVTDKYGITWQLAFV
- a CDS encoding precorrin-2 dehydrogenase/sirohydrochlorin ferrochelatase family protein yields the protein MKYPIMLDITGKRVVIIGGGKVALRKVKGLLHTRADILIVGLDVLPEIKELQVQVKEEAYRAEHLIGAFLIFICTNNPEVNQMVLKDRLPEQLVNDTTEQKNSDFFNMATVSKNELLVGISTGGGNPGYAKKVKREVRQLVENLETEEIGKRNKNDKTC
- a CDS encoding MerR family transcriptional regulator, translated to MYIKDFATKTGLSIDTLRYYEEEKLLIPARNEKNYRVYTEEDYCWVQLLLKMKQTGMTITNIKNFAALQKQGDMTLPNRIEILNNHMKNLYEQQKDLAETISFVAKKVDGYREKL
- a CDS encoding ATP-dependent Clp protease proteolytic subunit, whose translation is MAENTKNENITNILTQKLIDTRTVLIYGEINQELAEDVSKQLLLLESISNDPITIFINSQGGHVEAGDTIHDMIKFIKPTVKVVGTGWVASAGITIYLAAEKENRFSLPNTRYMIHQPAGGVQGQSTEIEIEAKEIIRMRERINRLIAEATGQSYEKISKDTDRNFWLSVNEAKDYGIVNEIIENRDGLK
- a CDS encoding immunity 26/phosphotriesterase HocA family protein; translation: MINNEIREVIGLHQINENDQKLTVENAEVIIRNHVLIKLILNQADCYKEIDYNLELTDTNELVGRKNAKPKALTTKTILKAKTKELRLKINKISHRIELKLGVQHFENIYFEKRMLLTKENVQEKIAANYGSDWLSILDKAKLKVKTRQTIQQGSIFSYPIGNEYGFGLVIGCFQAFRKQKIMPQDSSHYLRLMMGVPLVIRSFNYTSKQNTVDLLLLKKQELLNPEFIMDDLVLRGDFPIIGRVDLEEADISFPMNFSFNGVSTTYAGYQAIGEPDRDIIKKYEEEITVRFDWGFGSKTMPAKEFLKRSSGKESFLPYSGLGMTPIAGYSKKLVSPKSIFSEEELKQIYAVLDINGEMSFDDFNENYNGLTAQNILSI